Proteins encoded within one genomic window of Bermanella sp. WJH001:
- a CDS encoding BolA/IbaG family iron-sulfur metabolism protein, which translates to MSPEDLQTLLEEKLPHCQVSVDGDGYKYEITVVTDEFEGLNPVKRQQYVYAALNEKITDGSVHAVTIKTYTQAQWAQQQS; encoded by the coding sequence ATGAGCCCAGAAGACCTACAAACGTTGCTTGAAGAAAAGCTTCCGCATTGCCAGGTATCCGTTGATGGGGATGGCTACAAATATGAAATCACCGTCGTTACGGATGAATTCGAAGGCTTGAATCCCGTTAAACGTCAGCAGTATGTGTATGCGGCGCTTAATGAAAAAATCACGGATGGCAGCGTACACGCAGTAACCATTAAAACCTATACGCAAGCCCAGTGGGCTCAACAACAATCTTAA
- the murA gene encoding UDP-N-acetylglucosamine 1-carboxyvinyltransferase, with protein sequence MDKLIIQGGSPVSGEIRISGAKNSALPIIAATLLADTPITIGNLPHLHDVTTMINLLGTMGVDVVMGEDYAIEVNANNIKTLVAPYELVKTMRASILVLGPLVARFGEAQVSLPGGCAIGSRPVDIHLSGLEAMGAHIVVEDGYVKATTDGRLKGANIFMDTVTVTGTENLLMAAVLADGVTLLENAAREPEVVDLAECLITMGAKITGHGTDVIRVEGVESLHGGHYNVMPDRIETGTYLVAAAATGGKVKLKDTRADILEAVLHKLEEAGAKIEVGEDWISLDMVGRELKAVSVKTAPYPAFPTDMQAQFLVMNLVANGSATVTETIFENRFMHVQELARMGAQVALEGNTCITKGGDKLKGAPVMATDLRASASLVIAALMAEGETVVDRIYHIDRGYECIEEKLQLLGANIRRVPN encoded by the coding sequence TTGGACAAACTGATTATTCAAGGCGGATCCCCTGTTTCGGGTGAGATCCGTATTTCTGGCGCTAAAAACTCGGCGCTACCAATCATTGCTGCCACGTTATTAGCAGACACCCCGATTACCATTGGGAACTTGCCGCACTTACACGACGTGACCACCATGATTAACCTGCTTGGCACCATGGGTGTGGATGTGGTCATGGGCGAAGATTACGCCATTGAAGTGAACGCAAACAACATTAAAACCTTGGTCGCCCCCTATGAACTTGTTAAAACCATGCGTGCCTCTATCTTGGTACTAGGGCCATTAGTGGCTCGTTTTGGTGAAGCACAAGTGTCATTACCAGGTGGTTGTGCCATTGGCTCTCGCCCTGTGGATATTCACCTATCTGGCCTAGAAGCTATGGGTGCTCACATTGTGGTTGAAGATGGCTATGTAAAAGCCACCACAGATGGCCGTTTAAAAGGCGCCAACATCTTTATGGATACGGTAACCGTAACCGGTACTGAAAACTTATTGATGGCAGCAGTGCTGGCGGATGGTGTAACCCTGCTTGAAAACGCGGCCCGTGAACCTGAAGTGGTGGATTTAGCTGAGTGCTTAATCACCATGGGTGCAAAAATTACCGGTCACGGTACTGATGTGATTCGTGTGGAAGGGGTTGAAAGCCTGCACGGTGGTCACTATAACGTGATGCCAGACCGCATCGAAACCGGTACCTATCTAGTAGCGGCAGCCGCCACTGGCGGAAAAGTGAAATTGAAAGATACCCGTGCAGATATCTTAGAAGCGGTATTGCATAAGCTTGAAGAAGCCGGTGCCAAAATAGAAGTAGGTGAAGATTGGATTAGCCTAGATATGGTTGGTCGTGAATTAAAAGCCGTGAGTGTAAAAACCGCGCCTTACCCAGCGTTTCCAACAGATATGCAGGCGCAGTTCTTAGTGATGAATTTAGTCGCCAATGGCAGTGCCACAGTGACCGAAACCATTTTCGAAAACCGCTTTATGCACGTGCAAGAATTAGCGCGCATGGGCGCACAAGTGGCGCTAGAAGGTAATACTTGTATCACTAAAGGTGGCGACAAGTTAAAAGGTGCACCAGTGATGGCGACCGATTTGCGAGCATCGGCCAGCTTAGTGATCGCGGCTTTGATGGCAGAGGGTGAGACCGTCGTGGATCGCATTTACCACATAGACCGTGGTTACGAATGCATCGAAGAAAAATTGCAATTATTGGGCGCTAATATTCGCCGCGTGCCAAACTAG
- the hisC gene encoding histidinol-phosphate transaminase has product MSRVKKLIRQEILDLSAYPVPSAAGMIKLDAMENPYIWPAVAREAWADLLKDVPINRYPDASGEMVKDALREEMGVNEKYDILLGNGSDEIIQMLAMAVAKPGATILAPEPGFVMYKMIATFCGLNYVGVPLTADFELDEPAMLAAIEEHDPQLIFLAQPNNPTGNLWDETAIQNIIEASQGLVILDEAYTAFTDADHLALLEKYDHVLVMRTLSKVGLAGLRLGLLIGSKEWLSELEKIRMPYNINSLTQASALFALEHFDMLVMQTEQLRVDRVVLMNDLTAIAGLEVFPSEANFVLVRTPDGMARNWFQDLKEKGILIKCLDGGHPLLKNCLRITVGTTDQNERLVTALNEIAQSGSVQ; this is encoded by the coding sequence ATGTCTCGTGTAAAAAAATTGATACGCCAAGAAATATTAGACTTAAGTGCGTACCCCGTACCAAGCGCTGCAGGCATGATTAAATTAGATGCCATGGAAAACCCATACATCTGGCCAGCGGTTGCCCGTGAAGCGTGGGCGGATTTATTGAAAGATGTGCCCATTAACCGCTACCCAGATGCCAGCGGTGAAATGGTAAAAGATGCCCTGCGTGAAGAAATGGGTGTGAATGAAAAATACGATATTTTATTAGGCAACGGCAGTGATGAAATCATTCAAATGCTGGCCATGGCGGTAGCTAAACCCGGTGCGACGATTTTAGCGCCAGAGCCGGGTTTTGTGATGTATAAAATGATCGCGACTTTTTGCGGCTTAAACTACGTGGGTGTGCCGTTAACAGCAGATTTCGAACTCGATGAGCCGGCCATGTTAGCGGCTATTGAAGAGCATGACCCGCAGTTGATTTTTTTAGCTCAGCCCAATAACCCAACGGGTAACCTCTGGGATGAAACGGCCATTCAAAATATCATAGAGGCCTCTCAAGGTTTAGTGATTTTAGATGAAGCCTATACCGCGTTTACCGATGCAGACCACCTAGCTTTATTAGAAAAATACGATCATGTTTTGGTGATGCGCACCTTATCAAAAGTAGGTTTAGCCGGTTTACGTTTGGGCTTATTGATAGGCTCTAAAGAGTGGTTAAGTGAGCTTGAAAAAATCCGCATGCCGTACAATATTAATTCATTAACACAAGCCAGTGCGTTATTTGCGTTAGAGCATTTTGACATGTTAGTGATGCAAACCGAACAGCTACGTGTTGATCGCGTAGTGTTAATGAATGACCTTACTGCCATTGCTGGCTTAGAAGTATTCCCAAGTGAAGCAAACTTTGTTTTAGTGCGTACCCCTGATGGCATGGCGCGAAATTGGTTTCAAGATTTAAAAGAAAAAGGCATTTTAATTAAGTGCTTGGATGGCGGCCACCCATTATTGAAAAACTGCTTGCGTATCACAGTGGGCACGACTGATCAAAATGAACGCTTAGTGACAGCATTAAATGAAATAGCACAGTCAGGCTCTGTGCAATAA
- a CDS encoding STAS domain-containing protein — MPVQQVEKYTSGSYGVIGDLTFDSVVHIEQEGLTIINRYSSDVEFDLSAVKHCSSAALALLLSWVRAAHAKGIRIIFKSPPTPLRLMVENANLQEVISLTA, encoded by the coding sequence ATGCCTGTGCAGCAAGTTGAAAAATATACATCAGGTTCGTACGGTGTCATCGGTGATCTTACCTTCGACAGCGTGGTGCATATTGAGCAAGAAGGCCTAACTATCATCAACCGGTATAGCAGTGATGTTGAATTTGATCTAAGTGCCGTTAAGCATTGCAGTAGCGCAGCTTTGGCCTTATTGCTCAGCTGGGTTAGGGCTGCGCATGCTAAAGGCATTCGTATTATATTCAAATCACCGCCAACACCACTGCGTTTGATGGTTGAAAATGCCAACTTACAAGAGGTTATTTCACTGACTGCCTAG
- the prfC gene encoding peptide chain release factor 3, translated as MSNQATQVGKRRTFAIISHPDAGKTTITEKVLLFGNAIQKAGTVKGRGSNQHAKSDWMQMEKDRGISITTSVMQFPYNDCLVNLLDTPGHEDFSEDTYRTLTAVDSCLMVIDAAKGVEERTVKLMEVTRLRDTPIITFMNKLDRDTRDPIDVMDEVEDVLDIMCAPITWPIGMGKEFKGVYNLYDDEVILYSTGQGHTIQERRVIKGLDNPDFDKAVGAFASDFREEIELVRGASNPFDLEMFLSGELTPVYFGTALGNFGVDHMLDGLTKWAPTPKPRQTDARDVAPTEEKFTGFVFKIQANMDPQHRDRVAFMRIVSGKYEKGMKAKHVRIGKDVRIGDALTFMAGDREAAEEAYAGDIIGLHNHGSIQIGDTFTQGEDLKFTGIPHFAPELFKRIRLKDPLKQKQLLKGIIQLSEEGAVQVFRPLKNNDLIVGAVGILQFDVVAQRLKDEYKVEAIYEPISVATARWVESKDKIKFAEFQKKAHENLALDGGDNLTYIAPTMVNLSLAQDRHPDVEFFATREH; from the coding sequence ATGAGCAATCAAGCAACACAAGTGGGCAAGCGCCGCACTTTCGCCATCATTTCCCACCCGGATGCGGGTAAGACCACCATTACTGAAAAAGTACTGTTGTTCGGCAACGCCATTCAAAAAGCCGGTACGGTAAAAGGTCGTGGCTCCAACCAGCACGCTAAATCCGACTGGATGCAGATGGAAAAAGACCGTGGTATTTCCATTACCACCTCGGTGATGCAATTCCCGTATAACGATTGCTTGGTGAACCTTCTAGACACTCCAGGGCACGAAGACTTCTCGGAAGATACTTACCGCACCTTAACGGCAGTGGACTCCTGTTTAATGGTGATCGACGCCGCTAAAGGTGTAGAAGAGCGAACCGTTAAATTGATGGAAGTAACACGCTTACGTGACACACCCATCATCACCTTTATGAACAAACTAGACCGCGATACCCGTGACCCCATTGATGTCATGGATGAGGTAGAAGATGTACTTGATATCATGTGTGCACCGATTACTTGGCCTATTGGTATGGGTAAAGAATTTAAAGGTGTATACAACTTGTATGATGATGAGGTAATTCTGTACTCAACCGGTCAGGGTCATACCATACAAGAACGTCGTGTGATTAAAGGTTTGGATAATCCAGACTTTGATAAAGCGGTAGGTGCATTTGCTTCCGATTTTCGCGAAGAAATTGAGCTGGTACGCGGCGCTTCAAATCCCTTTGACCTTGAGATGTTCTTATCTGGTGAATTAACCCCGGTTTATTTTGGTACGGCACTGGGTAACTTTGGTGTGGACCATATGCTAGATGGTTTAACCAAGTGGGCACCCACCCCTAAACCTCGCCAAACAGACGCTCGTGATGTCGCACCTACCGAAGAAAAATTCACCGGCTTTGTATTTAAAATTCAAGCCAACATGGACCCGCAACATCGTGACCGTGTGGCGTTTATGCGAATCGTTTCTGGTAAGTATGAAAAAGGCATGAAAGCCAAACATGTGCGCATTGGCAAAGATGTTCGCATTGGTGATGCTTTAACTTTTATGGCGGGTGATCGTGAAGCGGCTGAAGAAGCGTATGCGGGTGATATCATTGGCCTACACAATCACGGTTCCATTCAAATTGGTGACACGTTTACCCAAGGTGAAGATTTGAAATTCACGGGTATTCCTCACTTTGCCCCTGAACTGTTCAAACGTATTCGTTTGAAAGATCCACTTAAACAAAAGCAGCTGCTTAAAGGGATTATTCAGTTGTCAGAAGAGGGAGCTGTACAGGTGTTCCGTCCGCTGAAAAACAATGACCTTATTGTTGGTGCAGTTGGTATTCTGCAGTTTGATGTGGTGGCGCAGCGCCTAAAAGACGAATACAAGGTTGAGGCTATTTATGAGCCTATCAGTGTTGCCACGGCCCGTTGGGTGGAATCAAAAGACAAAATTAAGTTTGCGGAATTCCAAAAGAAAGCCCATGAAAATCTAGCCTTAGATGGTGGTGACAATCTAACCTATATCGCCCCGACCATGGTGAACCTATCACTGGCACAAGACCGACACCCTGATGTTGAGTTCTTTGCAACGCGTGAACATTAA
- a CDS encoding YtoQ family protein translates to MKTWTVYLSGEIHTDWRQQIEQGAQALNLPVEFVSAVTNHEASDAAGDVLGVPESNFWRDHQSSKVNSIRTKNMIENCDMAVVRFGDKYKQWNAAFDAGMCAALGKPYITLHDESIIHPLKEVDGAAMAWAQTPEQIVEILKYVIAAK, encoded by the coding sequence ATGAAAACGTGGACAGTTTATTTGTCTGGTGAAATTCACACTGATTGGCGTCAGCAAATCGAGCAAGGCGCGCAAGCGTTAAACTTGCCGGTTGAATTTGTATCGGCTGTGACCAATCACGAAGCCAGTGATGCCGCCGGTGATGTATTGGGCGTGCCAGAGAGTAATTTTTGGCGAGATCATCAATCATCAAAAGTAAACAGTATTCGCACAAAAAATATGATTGAAAACTGCGACATGGCAGTTGTTCGTTTTGGTGATAAATACAAGCAGTGGAACGCAGCATTTGATGCAGGCATGTGTGCTGCACTTGGTAAGCCTTATATTACATTGCATGATGAAAGTATTATTCACCCACTTAAAGAAGTGGATGGTGCCGCTATGGCGTGGGCGCAAACCCCAGAGCAAATTGTTGAAATATTAAAATACGTTATTGCGGCTAAATAA
- a CDS encoding ABC-F family ATPase has protein sequence MITTANITMQFGAEPLFENISAQFGHGNRYGLIGANGCGKSTFMKILSGALTPTSGNVSITPGHKVGTLSQDQYAFEEYSVVDAVIMGDVALWKIKQARDAIYAKPDMTEEDGMLVGDLEAQYAEMDGYSAESRAGEILLEAGIEEEFHYGLMKQLAPGWKLRVLLAQALFANPEILLLDEPTNNLDIDTINWLADVLNKRKSTMIIISHDRHFLNSVCTHMADIDYGELRIYPGNYEYFIEASTLIREQLLGENAKKSAEIDELQAFVNRFSANASKSKQAQSRAKKMDKITLDEVKQTSRQTPSITLRQDRKLHRQVLELEQVAHGFDGETLFKGGDILLEAGSKLAVIGENGAGKTTFLRCLMNELTPEHGVVKWSENATIGYCPQDSSKDFDNDLTLFEWMSQWRTPKHDDLKVRAMLGRLLFTADDFNKKARVCSGGEKNRLLFGKLMMMDLNVLVMDEPTNHLDMESIQALNDALKEFDGTLIFVSHDREFVSSLATRVIEIKDNQLLDFKGTYDELLANKAANSKVA, from the coding sequence TTGATTACAACCGCAAACATCACCATGCAATTTGGCGCTGAGCCTTTGTTCGAAAACATCTCTGCACAATTTGGTCACGGCAATCGCTATGGCCTGATTGGCGCGAACGGTTGCGGTAAATCTACGTTTATGAAAATCCTAAGTGGTGCGTTAACGCCTACTTCAGGCAATGTTTCGATCACTCCCGGGCACAAGGTGGGTACCTTGAGTCAGGATCAGTACGCTTTTGAAGAGTATTCCGTGGTGGATGCGGTCATCATGGGGGACGTAGCCCTGTGGAAAATCAAACAAGCCCGTGATGCCATTTACGCCAAACCCGATATGACCGAAGAAGACGGCATGTTAGTAGGGGACTTAGAAGCCCAATACGCTGAAATGGACGGTTACAGTGCGGAAAGCCGCGCCGGTGAAATCTTGCTAGAGGCCGGCATAGAAGAAGAGTTTCATTACGGCCTGATGAAGCAACTTGCTCCCGGCTGGAAGTTGCGTGTGTTACTGGCCCAAGCGTTATTCGCCAACCCAGAAATCTTGCTGTTGGACGAGCCTACCAACAACTTGGATATCGACACCATTAACTGGTTGGCGGATGTGTTGAATAAGCGCAAAAGCACCATGATTATCATTTCCCACGATCGCCACTTTTTAAACTCAGTCTGCACCCATATGGCGGATATCGATTATGGCGAACTGCGTATTTACCCAGGTAATTATGAATATTTCATTGAAGCCTCTACGCTGATTCGTGAGCAATTATTGGGTGAAAACGCGAAGAAAAGCGCCGAAATTGATGAGTTACAAGCGTTTGTTAACCGCTTCTCGGCTAACGCGTCTAAGTCTAAGCAGGCTCAGTCCCGTGCGAAAAAAATGGATAAGATTACACTGGATGAGGTGAAACAAACCTCTCGTCAAACCCCCTCAATTACCTTGCGTCAGGATAGAAAGCTGCATCGTCAGGTATTAGAACTTGAGCAAGTTGCGCACGGGTTTGATGGCGAAACCCTATTTAAAGGTGGTGACATCTTATTAGAAGCAGGCTCAAAACTGGCGGTAATTGGTGAGAACGGCGCAGGTAAAACCACATTTTTACGCTGCTTGATGAACGAACTGACCCCAGAGCACGGCGTGGTAAAATGGTCAGAAAATGCCACTATTGGCTATTGCCCGCAAGACAGCTCAAAAGATTTTGATAACGACCTTACCTTGTTTGAGTGGATGAGTCAGTGGCGCACCCCAAAACACGATGACTTAAAAGTACGAGCCATGCTGGGTCGTTTGTTGTTTACCGCAGACGACTTTAATAAAAAAGCCCGCGTGTGCTCAGGTGGTGAGAAAAACCGCTTGTTGTTTGGTAAGTTGATGATGATGGATCTTAACGTGCTGGTGATGGACGAACCTACCAACCACTTGGATATGGAGTCCATACAGGCACTAAACGATGCTTTGAAAGAATTTGACGGCACACTCATCTTTGTGAGTCATGACCGTGAGTTTGTCTCGTCACTGGCGACCCGTGTCATTGAAATCAAAGACAATCAATTGCTCGACTTTAAAGGCACCTATGACGAACTGTTGGCCAATAAAGCGGCAAACAGCAAAGTCGCCTAA
- the hisG gene encoding ATP phosphoribosyltransferase, whose amino-acid sequence MSQQPLTIALSKGRILDDTLPLFAEAGIVPAEDIKKSRKLIFDTNHDHIKLVVIRATDVPTYVQYGAADIGVAGKDVLMEADSTGLYEPLDLNIATCRLMTAALKGAVIPEGRIKVASKFVGVTKRYFAQQGKQADIIKLYGGMELAPIMGLADLIVDIVDTGNTLKANGLEERDLIAPISSRLVVGKAAMKMKHRQIQPIIDKLAQAVERRR is encoded by the coding sequence ATGAGCCAACAGCCATTGACCATTGCGTTATCCAAGGGTCGAATTTTAGATGACACACTGCCGCTTTTTGCTGAAGCGGGCATTGTGCCAGCAGAAGACATTAAGAAAAGCCGTAAGCTGATTTTTGATACCAATCACGACCACATCAAATTAGTCGTGATTCGCGCCACTGATGTGCCAACGTATGTGCAGTACGGTGCAGCCGATATTGGTGTTGCCGGCAAAGATGTATTAATGGAAGCGGACAGTACCGGTTTGTACGAGCCGTTAGATTTAAACATCGCAACTTGTCGCCTTATGACGGCAGCGCTTAAGGGCGCGGTGATTCCAGAAGGTCGTATTAAAGTAGCCTCTAAATTTGTAGGTGTGACCAAACGTTATTTTGCCCAGCAAGGTAAACAAGCCGATATCATCAAGCTTTATGGTGGTATGGAGTTAGCACCAATTATGGGGCTGGCGGATTTGATTGTTGATATCGTGGATACTGGTAATACCTTAAAAGCCAATGGTCTTGAAGAACGCGATTTAATCGCGCCAATCAGTTCTCGTTTGGTGGTGGGTAAAGCGGCCATGAAAATGAAACATCGTCAGATTCAACCCATTATTGATAAGTTAGCCCAAGCAGTAGAGCGTCGCCGTTAA
- a CDS encoding TonB-dependent receptor plug domain-containing protein produces the protein MAAILLFLLLTSHAHSDTTDLFNLSLEQLMATPVNVASNTLKPINEQPGTVSIITEQQIAHSGARFLMDLIKQVPGFWIGTDTIGTMSVSFRGVWGMEAKILLIIDGIEQNELAFGSLVLGNRYPVSTIKQVEIIRGPGSVKYGSQAALAVIKVTTKGKDANGQHVSISADANENGVYNNTYSILSAGSLSDSEILRYTSAISFAQGDYSDQTWTALDGYTIDLQNKTNSQPFNVNMSLTNSNSELRIIYDRFTQEDRLLFGDSGLFVSPNQRYTQNNTLSFESINISSQHSAQIQPELSVNTKLTFVKQKPWNGDSQYNQTLKRDAERWRIDMVTQYEFSEDHNIAFGAMYYTENEEVSQSYLFNPDTRFDGKHAISQSDRALYLQYEANTDWANFTIGGRYENHDAAGSHVLPRIAITKTFHAFHGKLVYNQAFKIPQFDTLASANNSGTPITKTELSTTSEIELGYRINDKMNLSGNFYHFKIDNYIGFNPVNASNATLGDFSAYGHELEFDWIMADFQMHASYSVFLIDQTNINAITVDTDENAVLGIPNHMIKLNTRYYLTQDDSINLNGAIISSRYACVEDSNLICGTPKKLNEEYDFNSFYRHSHSGLNYNIGIANILDTKTKYVQPYRGSQSPIPGLGRRLMFDIQYQF, from the coding sequence ATGGCTGCCATATTGCTTTTTCTGCTTCTCACCAGCCACGCCCATAGCGATACCACAGACTTGTTTAACCTATCTCTCGAACAACTAATGGCAACACCCGTGAACGTCGCCTCAAATACCCTCAAACCCATCAATGAACAACCCGGCACCGTTAGCATCATCACTGAACAGCAAATTGCCCATTCCGGTGCACGCTTCTTAATGGATTTAATTAAACAGGTTCCTGGGTTTTGGATAGGCACTGACACCATAGGCACCATGTCGGTCAGCTTTCGAGGTGTTTGGGGGATGGAAGCCAAAATTTTACTCATCATAGATGGCATTGAACAAAATGAATTGGCTTTTGGGTCCTTGGTATTAGGCAATCGCTACCCTGTCAGCACCATTAAACAGGTTGAAATCATTCGTGGGCCTGGGTCTGTGAAATATGGCAGCCAAGCGGCGCTTGCGGTTATTAAAGTGACCACCAAAGGAAAAGATGCAAACGGGCAACACGTCAGCATCAGCGCCGATGCCAATGAAAACGGCGTTTATAATAATACCTATTCTATTTTGTCTGCCGGCAGCTTAAGTGATTCTGAAATTTTGCGTTACACCAGCGCCATTAGTTTTGCACAAGGTGATTACTCCGACCAAACTTGGACCGCCTTAGACGGTTACACCATTGATCTTCAAAACAAAACTAACTCACAACCGTTCAATGTGAATATGAGCTTAACCAACAGTAACAGTGAGCTGCGCATTATTTATGATCGCTTCACGCAAGAAGACCGCTTATTATTTGGTGACAGTGGATTATTTGTTAGCCCTAATCAACGATACACACAAAACAATACCCTTTCGTTTGAAAGCATCAATATTTCAAGCCAACATAGCGCGCAGATACAACCTGAACTTTCCGTCAATACCAAACTGACATTTGTTAAACAAAAACCGTGGAATGGTGACTCGCAGTACAACCAAACATTAAAGCGTGATGCAGAACGTTGGCGGATTGATATGGTGACACAATATGAATTCAGCGAAGATCATAATATCGCATTTGGCGCGATGTATTACACCGAAAACGAAGAAGTGAGCCAATCATATTTGTTCAACCCAGATACTCGCTTTGATGGCAAGCATGCTATTAGCCAAAGTGATCGTGCACTATATTTACAATACGAAGCCAACACAGACTGGGCAAATTTTACAATCGGTGGGCGTTATGAAAACCACGACGCAGCGGGTTCCCATGTATTGCCTCGCATTGCCATCACCAAAACATTCCATGCATTTCACGGAAAGCTGGTTTATAACCAAGCGTTTAAAATCCCTCAATTTGACACTCTGGCCAGTGCGAATAATTCAGGTACTCCCATCACAAAAACGGAGCTAAGTACCACCAGTGAAATTGAATTAGGTTATCGCATTAACGATAAAATGAATTTAAGTGGTAACTTCTACCACTTTAAAATCGATAACTACATTGGTTTTAATCCGGTTAATGCCAGCAACGCAACTCTCGGGGACTTTAGTGCGTATGGTCATGAGCTGGAGTTTGACTGGATCATGGCTGACTTTCAAATGCATGCCAGCTATTCAGTATTTTTAATTGATCAAACCAATATTAACGCCATTACCGTCGACACGGATGAAAATGCGGTATTAGGCATTCCCAATCACATGATTAAATTAAATACCCGTTATTATTTGACACAAGATGATTCCATTAATTTAAATGGCGCGATCATTTCTAGTCGTTATGCCTGCGTTGAAGATAGCAATTTGATTTGTGGCACACCAAAAAAATTAAATGAAGAATACGACTTTAATAGTTTTTATCGCCATAGCCACAGCGGGCTAAATTACAATATCGGCATTGCTAATATCTTGGATACCAAAACCAAATATGTTCAACCTTATCGTGGTAGCCAGTCACCTATTCCAGGACTTGGGCGCAGACTCATGTTTGATATTCAATACCAGTTCTGA
- the hisD gene encoding histidinol dehydrogenase, producing MSFQMRTLDSQQADFTQAMDDLLSWESVSDHQVQQTVLDILHQIKTRGDEALIEFSNRFDRLDVNNMAQLEIGQTQLQEALDNLPEAQRTALLEAAERVRRYHDKQRSESWQYQEEDGTVLGQQVTAMDRVGIYVPGGKAAYPSSVLMNAIPAHVAGVKEIIMVVPTPDGEVNQLVLAAAAAAGVTRCFTIGGAQAVAALAYGTASVPKVDKIVGPGNIYVATAKRFVFGEVGIDMIAGPSEILVVCDGKTDPDWIAMDLFSQAEHDEDAQSILISWDGEYLKQVEASIQKLLPTMEREAIIRASLSGRGALVKVQNEQEAIDLANRIAPEHLELSVEDPVSMAKEIRHAGAIFMGRYTAEALGDYCAGPNHVLPTSGTARFSSPLGVYDFQKRSSLIMCSADGASEMGKVASVLARGESLTAHARSAEYRIKD from the coding sequence ATGTCGTTTCAAATGCGAACTTTAGATAGCCAACAAGCAGACTTCACCCAAGCCATGGATGATTTGTTATCGTGGGAATCGGTATCGGATCATCAAGTGCAACAAACTGTGTTAGATATCCTGCATCAAATTAAAACTCGCGGTGATGAAGCGCTTATTGAATTCAGTAATCGCTTTGATCGTTTAGACGTTAATAACATGGCTCAGCTTGAAATTGGTCAAACTCAATTACAAGAAGCGCTAGATAATTTACCAGAAGCACAGCGCACAGCATTGCTTGAAGCGGCAGAGCGTGTGCGTCGTTATCACGACAAACAGCGCAGTGAATCTTGGCAGTATCAAGAAGAAGACGGCACCGTTTTAGGTCAGCAAGTAACGGCAATGGATCGCGTGGGTATTTATGTACCTGGCGGCAAAGCGGCTTACCCATCTAGTGTGTTAATGAATGCGATCCCAGCCCACGTTGCCGGTGTAAAAGAAATTATCATGGTAGTCCCAACACCAGATGGTGAAGTGAACCAGTTGGTATTAGCGGCAGCGGCAGCAGCCGGTGTGACCCGTTGTTTTACCATTGGTGGCGCCCAAGCGGTTGCTGCGTTGGCATATGGCACCGCGAGTGTGCCTAAGGTCGATAAAATTGTAGGCCCAGGTAACATTTATGTGGCTACTGCAAAACGCTTTGTATTTGGCGAAGTGGGCATCGACATGATTGCTGGCCCATCAGAAATTCTGGTTGTATGCGACGGTAAAACCGATCCAGATTGGATTGCCATGGATTTATTTAGCCAAGCCGAACACGATGAAGATGCACAATCTATTTTGATTTCTTGGGATGGTGAATACTTAAAACAAGTTGAAGCCAGTATTCAAAAATTATTGCCGACCATGGAGCGTGAAGCCATTATTCGTGCGTCACTTTCAGGTCGTGGTGCGTTAGTAAAAGTGCAAAACGAACAAGAAGCCATTGATCTTGCAAACCGCATTGCGCCAGAGCACTTAGAGTTATCAGTAGAAGACCCTGTGAGCATGGCAAAAGAAATTCGTCATGCCGGTGCTATCTTTATGGGCCGCTACACCGCGGAAGCATTAGGGGATTACTGTGCTGGGCCAAACCACGTATTACCGACATCCGGTACGGCACGTTTTTCTAGCCCCCTTGGTGTGTATGATTTCCAAAAACGCAGCTCATTAATTATGTGCAGTGCCGATGGCGCAAGTGAAATGGGCAAGGTTGCATCTGTGCTAGCCCGTGGTGAGTCGTTAACGGCCCATGCTAGGTCTGCCGAATACCGTATCAAAGATTAA